In Apium graveolens cultivar Ventura unplaced genomic scaffold, ASM990537v1 ctg5891, whole genome shotgun sequence, a single window of DNA contains:
- the LOC141702919 gene encoding uncharacterized protein LOC141702919 — MTSDRSWIGRHRFNEAKYLTEDYKNGVDNFIKFTIENLDPEDNGLIRCRCKNCGNEYYKYPSTVKVDLYRHCIMQWYTRWDFHGEKDVLRNDVGMSFSNTSYRDDDMYDAHDDDFEDCEDFDEEPNAKAKEFNEMVNTASEPIYPNNANFTTLEFVMELLRWKNRHNCSNNGFDDLLHLIGLVFPHDHKLPEKYYTVRKMIRGLNMEYEKIDACENDCMLFYKEHSEKTKCDICKKDRYKVQKDPKKQKISRKILRYFPITTRLQRLFMAEKTAKCMRWHHDRVVVEGQLSHPADGDEWKQFYRRFTRFSKRLEMLDSDSVLMDLIPFTMLMPRSILYGLW, encoded by the coding sequence ATGACATCCGATCGTAGTTGGATTGGTCGTCATCGATTTAATGAGGCAAAATATTTAACGGAAGATTACAAAAATGGTGTGGATAATTTCATTAAATTTACTATTGAAAATCTTGATCCCGAAGACAACGGTCTTATAAGATGTCGGTGCAAAAATTGTGGTAATGAGTACTACAAGTATCCTAGTACCGTGAAAGTTGATTTGTATCGACATTGTATTATGCAATGGTATACTAGATGGGATTTTCATGGGGAAAAAGATGTGTTGCGCAATGATGTTGGAATGAGTTTTAGCAACACTAGCTACAGAGATGATGATATGTATGATGCACATGATGATGATTTTGAGGATTGCGAAGATTTTGATGAAGAACCGAATGCAAAAGCAAAAGAATTTAACGAGATGGTAAATACCGCTTCCGAACCAATATATCCAAATAATGCCAATTTTACAACATTGGAGTTTGTAATGGAGTTGCTTCGTTGGAAAAATAGGCATAATTGTAGTAATAATGGTTTTGATGACTTGTTACACCTCATTGGATTAGTATTCCCTCATGATCATAAGTTGCCTGAGAAGTACTACACTGTACGAAAGATGATTAGAGGATTGAACATGGAGTATGAAAAGATTGATGCTTGTGAGAATGATTGCATGTTATTCTACAAGGAACACAGTGAGAAGACCAAGTGTGATATATGCAAAAAAGACCGTTACAAAGTGCAAAAGGATCCTAAAAAACAGAAGATCTCGCGTAAGATCTTGCGTTATTTTCCTATTACCACGAGATTGCAGCGTTTATTCATGGCTGAGAAAACTGCAAAATGTATGAGATGGCATCATGATAGAGTTGTTGTTGAAGGTCAATTAAGTCACCCAGCAGATGGAGATGAATGGAAACAATTTTATCGTAGATTTACACGATTttcaaagagattagaaatgttaGACTCGGACTCTGTACTAATGGATTTGATCCCTTTCACGATGCTCATGCCAAGGAGTATACTGTATGGCCTGTGGTGA